ATTATTATTAGAAGGGATATTAGGAAAGTATATCAGATGAACCCAGAATTCGCAATTGGTGTTCTTAGAAATAGATTATTAGAAGGGATATTAGGAATGTATGTCAGATGAACCCAGAATTTGCAATTGGTGTTCTTAGAAATAGATTATTAGAAGGGATATTAGGAAAGAAGGTCAGATGAAACCAGAATTTGCAATTGGTGTTCTTAGAAATATATTATTAGAAGGGATATTAGGGAAGTAGGACCATTTTCCCATTATTTTGGATGTTTAGATAATATGAAGTGTAGGTTAATCATGTATGTAAGTATAAGAAAGCGTGTTTCTTTTAAGGGGTTTATGCTCAGGGTAGGTTAGTTGTTTTCTGCTTTCTCTTTGACAAGGTTTAAGAGCGTCATCGTGTCATTGACATTACTCCTTTCTTCTGATGGGGTTCCACAGAGTTTCAATGGAGGCACACAGAGCAGCAATGATGTCCGGTTCCTCAAATGTTGTCTTTATGTCAAGTATTCTGGGTCAGGATGGGACAAACCCGGGTCACAAGTGTGATTGGAAATGTCAAAACGAGCACGTCTGTGGAAATATGTTCCGATGCAGGCTTACCGGACAGACCCATATTTGTGACAAAAACTGTAACCAGCGAATTCTGTACGGTAATCACAACTCACTGTGCAGAGTCAGTGGACAGATTTTCCCACTTACACCTACGGAGCAGCAAGCAGCTAGAGGTGTTCGTAGGAAGTTTGAAGCCGAGGCTTCCTCTTCCGAGACCTGTTCTTTCAAGCGTCGCCGTGAT
This genomic stretch from Spinacia oleracea cultivar Varoflay chromosome 3, BTI_SOV_V1, whole genome shotgun sequence harbors:
- the LOC110797916 gene encoding uncharacterized protein codes for the protein MEAHRAAMMSGSSNVVFMSSILGQDGTNPGHKCDWKCQNEHVCGNMFRCRLTGQTHICDKNCNQRILYGNHNSLCRVSGQIFPLTPTEQQAARGVRRKFEAEASSSETCSFKRRRDSNLHPSPFERSFSAVSPICSQVGDGMDLN